One genomic region from bacterium encodes:
- a CDS encoding LamG domain-containing protein, whose translation MIVDTLLLSTVLMISSGFAFENDAHTVALWHCDEGSGNILRDASGNDHDGELNGGAGWDTKGASGSCLSLDGINDYVEVPTKDDLIPLKELTLELWVKISDYPPTHFALLSKSDNYHGGSGYLWGIENTGKPKCYFRTTDWKFSQTQVPLDEWVYLAVTISQKKLRYYLNGKETDHFAVDTKNDNASTELKNNDFPLIIGRTENTNIYFLNGLLDEIRISDIVRSAKEINDTWLRNKGFKQKTSVIFLKNGDKISGEIITPVKIAFETPYGLLDVPLIEITTVEFGDNPGTDLMIVPSGQFQGSAKADSFYIQSDYGKMTVRKEQIQRIEH comes from the coding sequence ATGATAGTTGACACACTTTTATTATCCACCGTTTTAATGATCTCCAGCGGTTTTGCTTTTGAAAATGACGCGCACACGGTCGCTTTGTGGCATTGCGACGAGGGCAGCGGGAATATTCTCAGGGACGCGAGCGGCAACGATCATGACGGCGAATTGAACGGCGGCGCCGGCTGGGACACAAAGGGCGCCTCCGGATCGTGCCTTTCGCTGGATGGCATCAATGATTATGTCGAAGTACCTACAAAGGACGATCTTATTCCGTTGAAGGAATTGACCCTTGAACTCTGGGTCAAGATCTCGGACTATCCTCCCACTCATTTCGCCCTTCTGTCCAAATCAGACAATTACCACGGCGGCAGCGGATATTTATGGGGAATTGAAAATACCGGCAAACCCAAATGCTATTTTAGAACCACCGACTGGAAATTTTCGCAGACCCAGGTGCCTCTTGATGAATGGGTATACTTAGCCGTGACGATAAGCCAAAAAAAGCTGCGGTATTATCTGAATGGCAAGGAAACTGACCATTTCGCTGTAGATACCAAAAACGATAACGCCTCCACGGAACTAAAAAACAACGATTTTCCGCTGATCATCGGTCGCACGGAGAATACCAATATTTATTTTTTGAATGGCCTGCTCGATGAGATACGAATATCCGACATCGTCCGTTCAGCCAAAGAAATCAACGACACATGGCTGCGCAATAAAGGTTTTAAACAAAAAACGTCTGTCATATTCCTGAAAAACGGTGATAAAATTTCCGGTGAAATAATAACGCCGGTCAAAATCGCATTTGAGACACCATACGGATTATTGGATGTGCCACTTATAGAAATAACAACGGTCGAATTTGGAGACAATCCAGGAACCGACCTGATGATAGTCCCTTCCGGGCAGTTCCAGGGTTCAGCTAAGGCAGATTCTTTCTATATTCAGAGCGATTACGGAAAGATGACAGTCCGCAAAGAGCAGATCCAAAGAATAGAACATTAA
- a CDS encoding glycosyltransferase family 4 protein, whose product MEHTKKKKVKRIAFIGNYLPRKCGIATFTTDLCESIASEFNKSTCFAVAVNDADSAYTYPPRVRFEITESDIVSYRRTADFLNINNVDVISLQHEYGIFGGVAGSHILALLRELRMPLVTTLHTVLRQPDPNQRKVVEELIRLSDRMVVMSHKAVEFMHDVYKAPREKIELIPHGIPDIPFVDSNFYKDQFGVEGKMVLLTFGLMSPNKGIENAIKALPAILKQHPNTVYIVVGATHPNTLKNEGEAYRLSLELLAEECGVEKGIIFHNRFVSLEELIQFICTTDIYITPYVNPEQVVSGTLAYVLGAGKPVISTPYWYAQELLADNRGVLVPFNDPEAIATQTISLLEDNIKRHAIRKRCYLYGREMIWPIVASRYMKCFESAYEERMRKRRSIFVAKTMSQRPPDLPVLNLNHLFSLTDDTGMLQHSVSIVPNYGEGYTTDDNARALILTTMIEEITQDTRQNVDKLAIRYLAFLQYAFNPKLGRFRNFLAYNRTWLEESGSEDSHGRALWALGIMLGRSKSQKLRNLAGLLFSTALPASVKFSSPRAWAFTLIGINEYLRRFAGDRAAQNVEGILVEKLMELYRNNNTADWPWFEDILSYSNAKLSYAMLMCGQRLSRNDLKDIAFKTLDWLTKIQQSREGYFEPIGSNGFYRRGGERAYFDQQPIEAYGMILACLEAFRVTGENRWYKEAQRAFEWYLGRNSGRLPLYDSVTGGCYDSLHSDRVNENQGAESTLSFLLSLLEMRQAEHVIITPASE is encoded by the coding sequence GTGGAACACACGAAGAAAAAGAAAGTAAAACGCATAGCTTTTATCGGCAACTATTTACCGCGTAAATGCGGTATCGCCACTTTCACAACCGATCTATGCGAATCCATCGCTTCCGAATTCAACAAATCAACCTGTTTTGCCGTGGCAGTGAATGACGCGGATTCCGCTTACACGTACCCGCCGCGGGTCCGATTCGAGATAACCGAAAGCGATATTGTATCCTACCGCCGGACCGCCGATTTTCTGAACATTAACAACGTGGATGTTATTTCGCTGCAGCATGAATACGGCATCTTCGGAGGCGTAGCAGGCAGCCACATACTCGCCCTGCTGCGCGAGCTGCGCATGCCGCTGGTAACCACCCTCCATACGGTTCTTCGCCAACCCGATCCCAATCAACGCAAGGTGGTGGAGGAACTGATCCGTTTGTCGGACCGGATGGTGGTCATGAGCCACAAAGCGGTGGAATTCATGCATGATGTCTACAAAGCGCCCCGGGAGAAGATCGAACTGATCCCCCACGGCATCCCTGATATTCCCTTTGTCGACTCGAATTTTTACAAAGACCAATTCGGCGTTGAGGGAAAGATGGTCCTGCTCACCTTCGGGCTGATGTCCCCGAACAAGGGCATCGAGAATGCGATCAAAGCCTTGCCTGCCATCCTCAAGCAGCATCCCAACACCGTGTATATCGTAGTGGGCGCCACGCATCCCAACACCCTGAAAAACGAAGGCGAAGCTTATCGTCTCTCGCTGGAACTTCTGGCCGAGGAATGCGGCGTCGAAAAGGGAATTATTTTTCATAATCGTTTTGTGAGCCTGGAAGAACTCATCCAGTTCATTTGCACGACTGACATCTACATCACGCCCTATGTCAATCCGGAACAGGTCGTCTCGGGAACTCTGGCCTACGTTTTAGGCGCAGGAAAACCTGTGATCTCGACCCCATACTGGTACGCGCAGGAGTTGTTGGCTGACAACCGCGGCGTACTGGTTCCCTTTAATGACCCCGAGGCAATCGCCACTCAAACGATTTCCCTGCTGGAGGATAATATTAAACGTCACGCGATCCGAAAGCGCTGCTATCTATATGGACGGGAAATGATCTGGCCGATAGTTGCCAGTCGTTATATGAAATGTTTTGAAAGCGCTTATGAAGAACGAATGAGGAAGAGACGATCCATTTTCGTGGCTAAAACCATGAGCCAGAGACCGCCCGATCTGCCGGTTCTGAACCTTAATCATCTTTTTTCATTAACGGATGATACCGGCATGCTCCAGCATTCTGTTTCGATCGTACCCAACTATGGAGAGGGATATACGACCGATGATAATGCCCGCGCATTGATCCTGACCACGATGATCGAAGAAATAACGCAAGACACAAGGCAGAACGTCGACAAGCTGGCGATCCGTTATCTGGCTTTCCTCCAGTATGCTTTTAATCCCAAACTCGGCCGGTTCCGCAATTTTCTTGCTTACAATCGCACGTGGCTGGAAGAATCAGGTTCCGAAGACAGTCATGGACGAGCCTTGTGGGCGCTGGGTATAATGCTGGGTCGGTCAAAATCTCAAAAGCTGCGCAACCTGGCCGGACTGCTCTTCAGCACCGCCTTACCCGCGTCAGTCAAATTCAGCAGCCCGCGCGCTTGGGCTTTCACGCTTATCGGCATCAATGAATACCTGCGACGTTTTGCAGGAGACCGGGCAGCCCAGAATGTTGAAGGGATCCTGGTCGAAAAACTAATGGAGCTGTACCGTAATAACAACACTGCGGATTGGCCGTGGTTTGAAGATATTCTCTCTTACTCCAATGCTAAGCTGTCCTATGCCATGCTTATGTGCGGACAAAGGTTGTCAAGGAACGACCTGAAAGACATCGCGTTCAAAACCCTTGATTGGCTGACAAAAATCCAGCAATCCAGGGAAGGTTACTTCGAACCCATTGGCAGTAATGGATTTTACCGCCGGGGTGGTGAACGCGCGTACTTCGATCAGCAGCCGATCGAAGCTTACGGCATGATCCTCGCCTGTCTCGAAGCGTTCCGTGTCACCGGCGAGAACCGCTGGTATAAAGAAGCCCAACGGGCGTTTGAATGGTATCTGGGCAGAAACAGCGGGCGGCTCCCGCTTTATGATTCAGTCACAGGCGGCTGTTACGATAGTCTGCATTCCGACCGGGTCAATGAAAATCAGGGTGCTGAATCTACGCTGTCCTTTCTGCTTTCTCTGCTTGAAATGCGCCAGGCCGAACATGTTATTATCACCCCAGCGTCCGAGTAG
- a CDS encoding glycosidase: MTMDSQSNELIQRHPKNPILTAQDWPYPVNSVFNPGAVLLPDKTTLLLCRVEDRSGRSHLCAARSPNGVDSWQIDPKPTLLPDLDSHPEEIWGIEDPRITNVPELGKYMVAYTSYSTGGPGVSLALTTDFRQFERLGFIMLPPDKDAALLPRRIGGHWALIHRPMTTFGNHIWLSYSPDLYHWGRHKLILKARRGAWWDADKIGLSPPLIETSKGWLMIYHSVRQTAGGCLYRSGLALLASDNPERCILRSNTWILGPETPYERGGDVPNVTFSCGCTIAPDNDTLNLYYGCADSCIALARMSIKSLLDWLNKNGSSPEECQE; the protein is encoded by the coding sequence ATGACCATGGATTCCCAGTCTAACGAACTAATCCAACGGCATCCTAAAAACCCGATCCTCACGGCCCAGGATTGGCCTTACCCTGTCAACAGCGTTTTCAATCCCGGGGCAGTACTCCTCCCTGACAAAACAACGCTGCTGTTATGCCGCGTTGAGGACCGAAGCGGGCGTTCCCACCTCTGCGCCGCCCGTTCGCCAAACGGCGTGGATTCCTGGCAGATTGATCCAAAACCTACTCTGCTGCCCGATCTTGATTCTCATCCGGAGGAGATCTGGGGCATCGAGGACCCGCGCATTACCAATGTTCCAGAACTTGGAAAATATATGGTCGCTTACACATCCTATTCAACGGGCGGACCAGGCGTGTCGCTGGCTCTGACTACCGATTTCCGCCAATTCGAGCGGCTTGGTTTCATCATGCTCCCGCCGGACAAGGATGCGGCTCTCCTGCCGCGGCGGATTGGCGGTCACTGGGCTTTGATCCACCGGCCGATGACAACTTTTGGAAACCACATCTGGCTTTCCTATTCACCCGACCTTTATCACTGGGGCAGACATAAACTGATTCTCAAAGCCCGGCGCGGCGCCTGGTGGGATGCTGACAAAATCGGTCTTTCTCCACCGCTGATCGAAACGTCAAAAGGATGGCTCATGATCTACCATAGCGTCCGGCAGACGGCAGGCGGTTGTCTCTACCGGTCCGGGCTCGCTCTTTTAGCGAGTGATAACCCGGAACGCTGCATCCTGCGCAGTAACACATGGATACTGGGGCCCGAAACACCCTATGAGCGCGGGGGTGATGTACCAAACGTAACTTTTTCCTGTGGCTGCACGATCGCGCCGGACAATGATACGCTCAACCTTTACTATGGCTGTGCGGATAGCTGTATCGCCCTTGCCCGGATGAGTATTAAATCTCTATTGGATTGGCTGAACAAGAACGGAAGCTCTCCTGAAGAATGCCAGGAATAA
- a CDS encoding cold shock domain-containing protein: MPTLGKVKWFDSRKGYGFIEKEDGSGDVFAHFQEIVGEGYRSLSEGDHVKFEITASPKGEKATKIERV, translated from the coding sequence ATGCCTACACTAGGTAAAGTAAAGTGGTTTGATAGCCGTAAAGGCTATGGCTTCATCGAAAAAGAAGATGGCAGTGGCGATGTGTTTGCCCACTTCCAGGAAATCGTCGGTGAAGGCTATCGTTCACTTTCCGAAGGCGATCATGTGAAATTTGAAATCACAGCCTCGCCCAAGGGTGAAAAAGCCACAAAAATCGAACGTGTGTAA
- a CDS encoding radical SAM protein, translating into MGFVIPQLALHVLAALTPDDVLVDIVDEQFSDVDFSASYDIVGISVMTATAMRGYRLAKAFRDKGSTIVFGGIHASVMPEEAIRYGDAVVIGEAENSWPALIEDFKKNSLKKFYKSEAPDLAKAPLPKRNMKIDKKVLGYRWPGFYTTKGCPYNCEFCSVSNVYGRKIRHLPIAAVIKDIENAKSKIFLSLDDNIAANPAYAKNLFKAMSHLNIKWGGQCTVKIADNKELLKLCFESGCRGLFIGLESVSLASMGRMHKTFKTIQENEDAIKKIQDTGIMFHPSFVFGLDDDTKAVFDDTLSFLYKNKIMNATFNILTPYPGTKLYDRLKMEGRLLSEDWSLFNHSSVVFRPKNMTGRELSEGYFHLKKEFYSLSNICRRITRFSEIPHPGIPQFFYMLFNNIAGAQTLYEAYKTMNIFKKKDQAAVN; encoded by the coding sequence GTGGGGTTTGTAATCCCGCAGCTGGCGCTCCATGTCCTGGCGGCCTTGACGCCGGACGATGTACTTGTGGACATTGTTGACGAGCAGTTCAGTGACGTTGATTTTTCCGCCAGCTACGACATTGTTGGGATCTCGGTCATGACGGCCACCGCAATGAGAGGCTACCGCCTGGCAAAAGCATTCAGGGATAAAGGAAGCACGATAGTTTTCGGTGGTATTCACGCGTCGGTAATGCCCGAAGAAGCCATCAGGTACGGGGATGCCGTAGTGATCGGAGAAGCCGAGAATTCCTGGCCCGCCCTAATCGAAGATTTCAAGAAAAATTCTTTGAAGAAATTTTATAAAAGCGAAGCGCCCGACCTGGCTAAAGCACCTTTGCCGAAAAGAAACATGAAGATCGATAAAAAAGTCCTCGGCTACCGGTGGCCTGGTTTCTACACCACTAAAGGGTGCCCGTACAACTGTGAGTTCTGCTCGGTCAGCAACGTGTATGGCAGGAAAATCCGCCACCTGCCGATAGCCGCAGTTATAAAGGATATTGAAAATGCAAAGTCAAAAATTTTCCTTTCGCTCGATGACAATATCGCGGCAAACCCCGCTTACGCAAAAAACCTTTTTAAAGCCATGTCCCACCTGAACATCAAATGGGGCGGTCAATGCACCGTTAAGATCGCTGACAACAAAGAATTACTAAAACTGTGTTTTGAATCAGGTTGCCGGGGTCTTTTTATCGGACTGGAATCAGTTTCGCTCGCGTCAATGGGCAGAATGCATAAAACATTCAAAACGATCCAGGAAAACGAAGACGCGATCAAAAAGATCCAGGATACCGGAATCATGTTCCATCCTTCATTTGTCTTTGGTCTGGATGATGATACAAAAGCGGTTTTTGATGACACATTGAGTTTTCTGTACAAAAACAAGATCATGAACGCGACGTTCAATATCCTCACGCCTTATCCGGGAACGAAGCTGTATGATCGGCTGAAAATGGAAGGAAGACTCCTCTCGGAGGATTGGAGCCTGTTCAACCATTCGAGCGTCGTGTTCCGTCCGAAAAACATGACGGGCAGAGAACTCTCTGAAGGTTATTTTCATCTTAAGAAAGAATTTTATTCATTGAGCAATATCTGCAGGCGTATCACAAGGTTCAGTGAGATCCCCCACCCGGGTATCCCCCAGTTTTTCTATATGCTTTTTAATAATATTGCGGGGGCGCAAACACTGTATGAAGCGTACAAGACCATGAATATTTTCAAAAAAAAGGACCAGGCAGCCGTTAATTAA
- a CDS encoding cold shock domain-containing protein has translation MPTFGKVKWFDSRKGYGFIEKEDGSGDVFAHFQEIVGEGYRTLQEGDRVKFEITSTPKGAKATKIERVTE, from the coding sequence ATGCCTACATTTGGTAAAGTAAAGTGGTTCGATAGCCGCAAAGGCTATGGCTTCATCGAAAAAGAAGATGGCAGTGGCGACGTGTTTGCCCACTTCCAGGAAATCGTCGGTGAAGGCTACCGCACGCTTCAAGAAGGCGATCGTGTGAAATTTGAGATCACGAGCACGCCTAAGGGTGCCAAAGCCACAAAGATCGAACGCGTAACCGAATAA
- a CDS encoding T9SS type A sorting domain-containing protein, whose protein sequence is MKRSFYILICTAVFIMPGMIFSQAGITRLRYTDPYEQPQTAYQEWCLKNQRLIQEPFAIGKAASARLSGNGGRAPLVDIVVYAPLYPYILDSLNLYVSDIVLEAYDVRVDTVRGWNATGLRSHLAALLDSELVGAVFIGNVPFAWYEYESAEGREEFPIELFLMDLDGTWVDSDADCVYDGHTGDRAPEIWVGRINCAVMTWGNEISLTNNYLSKIHRYRTGGFGMPQKALAYDDDDWSGFGDCDLDYLYDTVVVVNSNNTTTAADFRNRFNDPYEWVQINSHSSPWANTFKNNSGYAGTVFNFEEWFADPTFLFVNLFQCSGTRFVEENFIGGCYIYNTMNGLLAIGSAKVGSMLHFSDFYGRLDTGISIGEAFEAWFAQWGITDVDWFYGMCICGDPLLKPKQTGYYAVKSPRRPAGFSSLLSWSSPQPVDLHAESDAFVSAIVDGQGRLWASWVTGRSTTYGRTEICASRRQANGSWTTPAIVDAFEYWDFSPFMYCDSLGRATVSWSRCFGRNYDVFNSYYTGSAWSTGTMVSSRAANDMYPAMTLDGDKRFWVTLERWTHLNGDIYCRYYDGSTWQPMFAVTVDSANDYRPSMATDSSGIAWVAWTSERWEYNRNIYVKNYNPASGHWENLRRLTSNQSQDQDPKICVDGSGTVWVVWTTWRNGNSDIYGSHYDGVSWSNAQPVVSDSGRDEHPVLVTDRDGYLWCIWQSDRSGEWEVMAKFYRDDAWQDSSVISASTFKDIMPAVTLDDSGYVWVLWQTNRNGSWDIYASRILSDLIPPQVTVVMPNGGEIWNVGDVDTIRWTATDNVAVDTVSLWYSTNSGSSWINVAHGLANTQAYAWTVPATPSEQCLVRVVAYDKFPNAAEDVSDAVFTIRDAISPVVTVHYPNGGEEFSPGEIDTIRWLATDNIGLDSVALLFSPDSGQNWTYLVSPPVSDTMHEWTVPYVHSERCLIKAEAFDLSNNGVDDVSDSLFKIIDTGMPFVEVLVPNGGEVWYWNEVHAIQWLSMDNVGIDSADIYLSLDGGATYPVFVVHIAGDDSSYDWTIPETTSYECLIRVTSYDVAGNSAYDVSDSLFIIGQVGILQDGSIPRYFAVYGPSPNPWTDKFYMRLQLPQRQYVKIFVYDASGRLTGKIADRQLEAGYYSFDWNGKGLSAGIYFVTIETGEYQKTVKTILVE, encoded by the coding sequence ATGAAAAGGTCATTTTATATTTTGATATGCACGGCTGTTTTTATCATGCCGGGAATGATATTCAGTCAAGCCGGCATAACACGGCTGCGATACACGGATCCTTATGAACAGCCGCAGACGGCTTACCAGGAATGGTGCCTGAAGAATCAGCGGCTCATCCAGGAGCCTTTTGCCATCGGCAAGGCGGCATCTGCCCGTCTGTCCGGCAATGGAGGCCGAGCGCCGCTAGTTGACATCGTTGTTTATGCCCCTCTTTATCCCTATATCCTTGATTCATTAAACCTCTATGTCAGTGATATCGTCCTTGAAGCGTATGACGTGCGCGTCGACACGGTCCGGGGCTGGAACGCCACGGGCCTGAGAAGTCACCTGGCAGCCCTGCTGGACAGCGAACTGGTGGGAGCGGTTTTCATTGGCAACGTGCCGTTCGCCTGGTACGAATACGAAAGTGCCGAGGGACGTGAAGAGTTCCCGATCGAGCTTTTCCTCATGGATCTTGACGGAACATGGGTCGACAGCGATGCGGATTGTGTTTATGATGGTCACACCGGCGACCGGGCGCCGGAAATATGGGTGGGCCGGATCAACTGCGCCGTGATGACCTGGGGCAACGAGATCTCTCTGACGAACAACTATCTGTCCAAGATCCACCGGTACCGCACCGGCGGTTTCGGCATGCCGCAAAAAGCTCTTGCTTATGATGATGACGACTGGAGCGGTTTCGGCGATTGTGATCTGGATTATCTTTATGATACTGTCGTTGTGGTGAACAGTAACAACACGACGACCGCCGCTGATTTCCGGAACCGGTTTAATGATCCTTACGAGTGGGTGCAAATCAACAGTCATTCATCGCCATGGGCTAATACGTTCAAGAATAATTCCGGTTATGCCGGCACGGTTTTCAATTTTGAAGAATGGTTTGCCGATCCAACATTCCTATTCGTTAACCTGTTCCAGTGCAGCGGCACCAGGTTCGTGGAGGAAAATTTTATCGGCGGTTGCTACATTTACAATACAATGAACGGATTGCTGGCGATCGGATCCGCCAAGGTGGGAAGCATGCTCCATTTCAGCGATTTTTATGGGCGGCTCGACACCGGCATATCGATCGGCGAGGCTTTTGAGGCATGGTTTGCCCAGTGGGGGATCACCGATGTCGACTGGTTCTATGGAATGTGCATTTGCGGAGATCCGCTCCTGAAGCCGAAACAGACCGGTTATTATGCTGTAAAATCCCCGCGAAGACCAGCTGGCTTCAGCAGCCTTCTTTCCTGGTCGAGTCCCCAGCCGGTTGACCTGCACGCGGAATCCGATGCCTTCGTGAGCGCTATCGTCGACGGTCAAGGGCGGTTGTGGGCGTCCTGGGTCACCGGGCGGTCGACCACTTACGGCCGCACGGAAATATGCGCGTCACGCCGCCAGGCCAACGGATCATGGACCACGCCGGCGATCGTCGACGCGTTCGAATACTGGGATTTTTCTCCATTCATGTACTGTGATTCGCTCGGCCGGGCGACCGTTTCCTGGTCGCGTTGTTTCGGCAGGAATTACGATGTTTTCAATTCATATTATACTGGTTCCGCCTGGAGCACGGGGACGATGGTAAGCAGCAGGGCAGCCAACGATATGTATCCGGCTATGACCCTGGACGGCGATAAGCGCTTTTGGGTGACGCTGGAACGGTGGACCCACCTCAACGGTGATATATACTGCCGTTACTACGATGGATCAACATGGCAACCCATGTTCGCGGTGACCGTTGATTCGGCGAACGATTATCGTCCCTCAATGGCGACCGACAGTTCAGGCATCGCCTGGGTGGCATGGACGAGTGAACGCTGGGAATATAATCGAAATATCTATGTGAAAAATTACAATCCCGCTTCCGGACATTGGGAGAACCTAAGGCGGCTGACGAGCAATCAAAGTCAGGACCAGGATCCGAAGATCTGCGTTGATGGCAGCGGTACGGTCTGGGTTGTCTGGACCACCTGGCGGAACGGTAATTCCGACATTTACGGAAGCCATTACGATGGCGTATCGTGGTCGAACGCTCAGCCCGTGGTCAGCGATTCTGGCAGGGATGAACACCCGGTACTGGTGACTGATCGAGACGGCTATCTCTGGTGCATCTGGCAGTCAGACCGTTCCGGCGAGTGGGAGGTGATGGCGAAGTTCTACCGGGACGATGCCTGGCAGGATTCATCGGTGATCAGCGCGAGCACGTTTAAGGATATCATGCCGGCGGTAACACTGGATGATTCGGGGTATGTTTGGGTGCTGTGGCAGACGAATCGGAATGGCAGCTGGGATATCTACGCCAGCCGCATCCTTTCGGACCTGATCCCTCCCCAAGTCACAGTGGTTATGCCTAATGGCGGCGAGATCTGGAATGTCGGCGATGTTGATACGATCCGGTGGACCGCAACGGACAACGTGGCGGTGGATACCGTATCCTTGTGGTACTCGACCAATAGCGGCAGTTCCTGGATAAACGTTGCCCACGGGTTGGCTAATACGCAGGCATACGCCTGGACAGTCCCGGCAACGCCATCAGAACAGTGCTTGGTCAGGGTGGTCGCCTATGACAAGTTTCCTAATGCAGCCGAGGATGTTTCCGATGCGGTGTTCACGATCCGGGACGCGATATCGCCTGTCGTCACAGTCCATTATCCGAACGGTGGAGAAGAATTCTCGCCGGGCGAGATCGATACGATCCGCTGGCTGGCGACGGACAATATCGGTCTGGATTCGGTCGCGCTCTTGTTTTCACCGGACAGCGGACAGAACTGGACATATCTGGTTTCACCGCCGGTATCCGACACAATGCATGAATGGACCGTGCCTTATGTGCACTCTGAGCGCTGCCTGATCAAAGCTGAAGCTTTTGATCTGAGCAACAACGGCGTTGACGATGTCTCCGATTCTTTGTTCAAGATCATCGATACGGGGATGCCCTTTGTGGAAGTATTGGTTCCCAATGGCGGCGAGGTTTGGTACTGGAACGAAGTGCACGCGATCCAGTGGCTATCCATGGATAACGTCGGGATCGACAGCGCCGATATCTATCTTTCCCTCGACGGCGGCGCGACCTACCCGGTTTTCGTGGTGCACATCGCGGGTGATGACTCCAGCTACGACTGGACCATACCCGAAACGACTTCCTACGAATGCTTGATCCGGGTCACGAGCTACGATGTCGCCGGCAACTCGGCATACGATGTCAGCGACAGCCTCTTTATCATCGGCCAGGTAGGTATCTTGCAGGATGGATCAATACCCAGATATTTTGCCGTATACGGTCCGTCTCCAAACCCCTGGACAGATAAATTCTATATGCGGCTGCAACTGCCGCAGCGGCAGTACGTAAAAATATTCGTCTACGATGCCAGCGGTCGGTTAACCGGGAAGATCGCGGACCGGCAGTTGGAAGCAGGGTACTATAGTTTTGACTGGAACGGTAAGGGGTTGTCAGCCGGTATCTATTTCGTTACCATTGAAACCGGGGAATATCAGAAGACGGTCAAGACGATCCTGGTCGAGTGA
- a CDS encoding efflux RND transporter periplasmic adaptor subunit, whose translation MKLKKKTIALVAGIAAFIAVLLLLIFCVFNKKSRGITGSGMIEVLEIQISARVGGQIQSLKVKEGDSIREGDTIMILDHRELIAREKAASAGLVIAEQSIQEIKAKKNDLEKNVERFRGLHDSGDVPDNEYEAILTQWKVILTQETRADASLKAARAQLELIQTQIADAYIVSPLSGVILALNYDKGETAFPGFVLAKIGDLQTATLKVFVPEQDVGKITLGQSARVFVDAYPAQIFDGKVTWIASESEFTPRNIQTRDERAQLVFAVKITIPNKSQKLLPGMPADAEIVDHGNSRQ comes from the coding sequence ATGAAGTTGAAAAAAAAGACCATTGCGCTCGTAGCCGGTATCGCCGCTTTCATTGCCGTATTATTGCTGCTTATCTTTTGCGTTTTCAATAAGAAATCACGCGGTATTACCGGTTCAGGCATGATCGAGGTCTTGGAAATACAAATTTCTGCAAGGGTCGGGGGTCAGATCCAGTCGCTCAAAGTTAAAGAGGGCGACAGCATCAGGGAAGGGGATACTATAATGATCCTTGACCACCGCGAACTGATAGCCCGGGAAAAAGCAGCATCCGCCGGTCTGGTTATCGCCGAACAATCCATCCAGGAGATCAAGGCGAAGAAAAACGATCTGGAAAAGAATGTTGAACGCTTCCGCGGGCTTCACGATTCCGGTGATGTTCCGGACAATGAATACGAAGCCATCCTGACCCAGTGGAAAGTCATCCTGACGCAGGAAACCAGAGCAGATGCCAGCCTAAAAGCAGCCCGGGCGCAGCTTGAACTGATCCAGACCCAGATCGCCGATGCCTACATTGTCTCACCGCTATCAGGCGTGATCCTGGCGCTCAACTATGACAAAGGAGAAACCGCCTTTCCGGGATTCGTGCTCGCGAAGATCGGCGATCTCCAGACCGCAACGCTAAAGGTCTTTGTGCCGGAGCAGGATGTCGGAAAGATCACCCTTGGACAAAGCGCGCGGGTCTTCGTTGACGCCTACCCGGCTCAAATTTTCGACGGAAAAGTTACCTGGATCGCCAGTGAATCGGAGTTCACGCCCAGGAATATCCAGACCAGAGATGAACGCGCCCAGCTTGTTTTTGCGGTCAAGATAACAATCCCCAACAAATCACAAAAACTGCTGCCGGGGATGCCAGCTGACGCCGAGATCGTGGACCATGGCAATAGTCGCCAGTAA